The Acetivibrio saccincola genome window below encodes:
- a CDS encoding copper amine oxidase N-terminal domain-containing protein, whose amino-acid sequence MKKIAFILVLITVVSTILTVNIFAAKIPLRVVVNGSRINFPDAQPFIDENGRTQVPVRFVSEALGADVGWDGKTKTVTIEQGRNKITLVVGKSDYTVNGKTMEMDTTVLLLEDRTFVPVRFVSEGLGANVEWNASIRTVYITTGGAVPTPSPEEGEIRYYDGIAFNPATDVDEFGRMTIEKSQEFLLKMVDQLSFVKENGKYYIVGEYPEIPEEFEWAVGIGIILKSGGVRNFSTGTARKDYLIPREGSFKKDTTGLIDINDIEGFNIVIAVQNKEIKRDLGVLEIAYLMEGTLGDGTTRRANFIPETAKNQRIPYTDTFNFEKMFQW is encoded by the coding sequence ATGAAAAAGATTGCTTTTATACTAGTACTAATAACAGTTGTAAGCACAATACTTACAGTAAATATTTTTGCTGCAAAAATACCTCTTCGTGTGGTGGTAAACGGCAGTAGGATAAACTTTCCTGATGCCCAGCCCTTTATTGATGAAAATGGCCGTACACAAGTACCTGTAAGATTTGTAAGTGAGGCATTAGGAGCAGATGTAGGATGGGACGGCAAAACAAAGACGGTCACTATAGAACAGGGAAGAAATAAAATAACTTTGGTGGTAGGTAAATCAGATTATACAGTTAACGGCAAGACAATGGAAATGGACACAACTGTGCTTTTATTGGAAGACAGGACATTTGTACCTGTAAGGTTTGTAAGTGAGGGACTAGGTGCAAATGTTGAGTGGAATGCTTCAATAAGGACGGTGTATATAACAACGGGAGGGGCTGTACCAACTCCAAGTCCTGAAGAGGGGGAAATAAGGTATTATGACGGCATTGCGTTTAATCCTGCAACAGATGTTGATGAATTTGGAAGGATGACAATAGAGAAGTCTCAGGAGTTTTTATTAAAGATGGTGGATCAGTTGTCATTTGTTAAGGAAAACGGCAAGTATTATATTGTAGGCGAATATCCAGAAATACCGGAAGAATTTGAATGGGCAGTAGGGATTGGCATAATTCTTAAAAGCGGAGGAGTACGGAATTTTTCAACCGGAACTGCCCGTAAAGATTATCTTATACCGAGAGAAGGAAGTTTTAAAAAGGATACAACAGGATTGATAGATATAAATGATATTGAAGGTTTTAATATAGTTATTGCAGTACAAAATAAAGAAATAAAAAGGGATTTAGGGGTATTAGAAATTGCTTATTTGATGGAAGGTACATTAGGTGATGGGACAACGAGAAGAGCAAACTTTATTCCAGAGACGGCAAAAAATCAAAGAATACCTTATACCGATACTTTTAACTTTGAGAAGATGTTTCAATGGTAA
- a CDS encoding Rpn family recombination-promoting nuclease/putative transposase, translating into MPEGRINKEHDLGYKHLLTHKKTFIQLLRSFVKEDWVKEIDESQVMLINKSYVLQDFKEKESDIVYRLKIKDRNVIFYCLLELQSSVDYQMPLRLLFYMIEIWRDILKNTEHHEAERKGFKLPCIVPIVLYNGVNNWTVCRSFREMLDGSEIFSNHVLDFNYILFDVNRYEEEELLGLANLISGVFLLDQKIDSEQLKDRLVKMIEILGDLSEEEFGLFKGWLKWILKPRISEELRFKIDDILEKSRPTEVENMVYNLANTIDEMTQKAMEKGIEEGIQKGIQKGIQKGIEEGIQKGIEEGLQKGIKEGVLKVAKSALEKGADIDFVASITELDIEIVKKLKEEIERTK; encoded by the coding sequence ATGCCGGAAGGAAGGATAAATAAGGAACATGACCTGGGCTACAAGCATTTATTGACGCATAAAAAGACCTTTATTCAACTGTTGAGAAGTTTTGTAAAAGAAGACTGGGTAAAGGAAATAGATGAAAGTCAGGTTATGCTGATAAATAAGAGTTATGTTTTGCAGGATTTTAAGGAAAAAGAATCGGATATAGTATATAGGTTAAAAATAAAGGACAGGAACGTAATATTTTATTGTTTGTTGGAACTGCAATCATCAGTTGATTATCAAATGCCGCTAAGACTGTTGTTCTACATGATAGAGATATGGCGTGATATACTAAAAAACACTGAGCATCATGAGGCAGAGCGAAAGGGTTTTAAACTTCCCTGTATAGTACCTATTGTACTGTACAATGGAGTAAATAATTGGACGGTATGCAGAAGTTTTAGGGAAATGCTTGATGGCAGTGAAATATTTTCAAATCATGTATTAGATTTTAATTATATATTGTTTGATGTAAACAGATATGAGGAAGAGGAACTGCTGGGACTTGCAAACCTTATATCAGGAGTATTTCTATTGGACCAGAAAATAGATTCTGAACAGTTAAAGGACAGGTTGGTAAAAATGATAGAGATATTAGGGGACCTGTCGGAAGAGGAATTTGGTTTATTTAAAGGTTGGCTAAAATGGATATTAAAGCCGAGGATATCAGAGGAATTGCGTTTTAAGATAGATGACATACTGGAAAAATCGAGACCAACGGAGGTGGAAAATATGGTTTACAATCTTGCCAATACAATTGACGAAATGACTCAAAAAGCTATGGAAAAGGGAATAGAAGAAGGAATACAAAAGGGAATACAAAAGGGAATACAAAAGGGAATAGAAGAGGGAATACAAAAGGGAATAGAAGAAGGATTACAAAAGGGAATAAAAGAAGGGGTATTGAAAGTTGCGAAATCAGCCTTGGAGAAGGGGGCAGACATAGACTTTGTAGCAAGTATTACCGAATTGGATATTGAAATAGTAAAGAAACTAAAGGAAGAAATTGAAAGGACAAAATAA
- a CDS encoding Rpn family recombination-promoting nuclease/putative transposase yields MPEGRINKEHDLGYKHLLTHKKTFIQLLRSFVKEDWVKEIDESQVMLINKSYVLQDFKEKESDIVYRLKIKDRNVIFYCLLELQSSVDYQMPLRLLFYMIEIWRDILKNTEHHEAERKGFKLPCIVPIVLYNGVNNWTVCRSFREMLDGSEIFSNHVLDFNYILFDVNRYEEEELLGLANLISGVFLLDQKIDSEQLKDRLVKMIEILGDLSEEEFGLFKGWLKWILKPRISEELRFKIDDILEKSRPTEVENMVYNLANTIDEMTQKAMEKGIEEGIQKGIQKGIEEGIQKGIEEGLQKGIKEGIQKGIKEGVLKVAKSALEKGADIDFVACITELDIEIVKKLKEEIERTK; encoded by the coding sequence ATGCCGGAAGGAAGGATAAATAAGGAACATGACCTGGGCTACAAGCATTTATTGACGCATAAAAAGACCTTTATTCAACTGTTGAGAAGTTTTGTAAAAGAAGACTGGGTAAAGGAAATAGATGAAAGTCAGGTTATGCTGATAAATAAGAGTTATGTTTTGCAGGATTTTAAGGAAAAAGAATCGGATATAGTATATAGGTTAAAAATAAAGGACAGGAACGTAATATTTTATTGTTTGTTGGAACTGCAATCATCAGTTGATTATCAAATGCCGCTAAGACTGTTGTTCTACATGATAGAGATATGGCGTGATATACTAAAAAACACTGAGCATCATGAGGCAGAGCGAAAGGGTTTTAAACTTCCCTGTATAGTACCTATTGTACTGTACAATGGAGTAAATAATTGGACGGTATGCAGAAGTTTTAGGGAAATGCTTGATGGCAGTGAAATATTTTCAAATCATGTATTAGATTTTAATTATATATTGTTTGATGTAAACAGATATGAGGAAGAGGAACTGCTGGGACTTGCAAACCTTATATCAGGAGTATTTCTATTGGACCAGAAAATAGATTCTGAACAGCTAAAAGACAGATTGGTAAAAATGATAGAGATATTAGGGGACCTGTCGGAAGAGGAATTTGGTTTATTTAAAGGTTGGCTAAAATGGATATTAAAGCCGAGGATATCAGAGGAATTGCGTTTTAAGATAGATGACATACTGGAAAAATCGAGACCAACGGAGGTGGAAAATATGGTTTACAATCTTGCCAATACAATTGACGAAATGACTCAAAAAGCTATGGAAAAGGGAATAGAAGAAGGAATACAAAAGGGAATACAAAAGGGAATAGAAGAGGGAATACAAAAGGGAATAGAAGAAGGATTACAAAAGGGAATAAAAGAAGGAATACAAAAGGGAATAAAAGAAGGGGTATTGAAAGTTGCGAAATCAGCCTTGGAGAAGGGGGCAGACATAGACTTTGTAGCATGTATTACCGAATTGGATATTGAAATAGTAAAGAAACTAAAGGAAGAAATTGAAAGGACAAAATAA
- a CDS encoding ISLre2 family transposase: MYNSIQHFNEFGVKRIEKKIKNFIEEGKDLADLVLGLKEDLFKLGRDILKEVLEDMDEYFRNCEIRKQYWEIIRKDKTAILTTFGTLSYNRTYFKHKENGNRQHLVDRIVGVEPHDRVSADVVINAIDEAADSSYRKAGEKATYIDEISKQAVMNKIHNIEIVEPEIKVDKKREVKILYVEADEDHVALQQKSILRQNEKGKRNTIMPKLVYVHEGIDFEKSNKKRKVLKNVRYFGGVYKNSEDLWLEVSEYIYKQYDVDFLETVYISGDGASWIRQGVNCLSKSKFVLDRYHLQKYVRVATTHLNDEAISQDLQEALNLSDKKMLTKVFKKIIEKTGDNENKIKAIKNAKRYILNNWDGIEIRSNRGIVGCSAEGHVSHVFSSRLSSRPKGWSRKGVEKMSKLIIYKKNGGKVYDIVMAQKQKKLASSRQEIQEKLIKELKKSSNRYESVWNSNLTVIHKGCKTGLYKELRRIIGICG, encoded by the coding sequence ATGTATAATAGTATACAACATTTTAATGAATTTGGGGTAAAAAGAATTGAAAAAAAGATAAAAAATTTTATTGAAGAAGGAAAAGACTTAGCTGATCTTGTTCTTGGTCTAAAAGAAGATTTATTTAAACTTGGACGCGATATACTTAAAGAAGTGCTTGAAGATATGGATGAATATTTCCGTAACTGTGAAATAAGGAAACAGTATTGGGAAATTATAAGAAAAGATAAAACAGCTATTTTAACGACATTTGGAACACTAAGTTATAACAGGACATATTTTAAGCATAAGGAAAATGGTAATAGACAACACCTAGTCGACAGGATTGTAGGTGTAGAACCACATGACAGAGTAAGTGCCGATGTTGTAATTAATGCAATAGATGAAGCAGCTGACAGCAGCTACAGAAAGGCAGGAGAAAAGGCGACATATATTGATGAAATCAGCAAACAAGCAGTGATGAATAAAATACATAATATTGAAATAGTTGAGCCTGAAATAAAAGTAGATAAAAAGAGAGAAGTAAAAATATTGTATGTTGAGGCCGATGAGGACCATGTAGCATTACAACAAAAAAGTATATTGAGACAGAATGAGAAGGGCAAGAGAAATACAATTATGCCAAAACTTGTATATGTGCATGAGGGAATTGACTTTGAAAAAAGTAATAAGAAGAGAAAAGTATTAAAGAATGTTCGATATTTTGGGGGAGTGTATAAGAATTCAGAAGATTTGTGGCTTGAAGTATCGGAATACATATATAAACAATATGACGTTGATTTTTTAGAGACGGTGTATATATCAGGAGATGGGGCGTCATGGATAAGGCAAGGAGTTAACTGTCTTTCAAAAAGTAAATTTGTACTTGATAGATACCATCTTCAAAAATACGTAAGAGTTGCGACCACACATTTAAATGATGAAGCAATAAGCCAAGATTTACAGGAGGCTTTGAATTTATCTGATAAAAAAATGCTAACAAAGGTTTTTAAAAAGATAATTGAAAAGACAGGCGATAATGAAAATAAAATAAAGGCTATAAAAAATGCAAAGCGATATATTTTAAATAATTGGGATGGTATAGAAATAAGGTCAAACAGAGGAATAGTGGGTTGTAGTGCTGAAGGTCATGTGAGTCATGTATTTTCATCCCGTTTAAGTTCAAGACCTAAAGGCTGGTCGAGAAAAGGTGTAGAAAAGATGTCAAAGCTAATAATATACAAGAAGAATGGCGGTAAGGTATATGACATAGTTATGGCACAAAAACAAAAAAAGTTAGCATCTAGTAGGCAAGAAATTCAGGAAAAATTAATTAAGGAATTAAAGAAGTCATCAAACAGGTATGAGAGTGTATGGAATAGTAATTTAACTGTTATTCATAAGGGGTGTAAAACTGGTTTATATAAAGAATTAAGGCGTATTATAGGTATATGCGGATAG
- a CDS encoding copper amine oxidase N-terminal domain-containing protein, whose protein sequence is MKKIAFILVLITVVSTILTVNIFAAKIPLRVVVNGSRINFPDAQPFIDENGRTQVPVRFVSEALGADVGWDGKTKTVTIEQGKNKISLVVGKSEYTVNGKTMEMDTTVLLLEDRTFVPVRFVSEGLGANVEWNASIRTVYITTGGTVPTPTPEEGEVRYYDGIAFNPATDVDEFGRMTIEKSQEFLLKMADQLSFVKENGKYYIIGEYPEIPEEFEWAVGIGIILKSGGVRNFSTGTARKDYLIPREGSFKKDTTGLIDINDIEGFNIVIAVQNKEIKRDLGRLSISYIIHGTFYDGTTKRAVFIPESGAISRISYTDTFNFEKMFRW, encoded by the coding sequence ATGAAAAAGATTGCTTTTATACTAGTACTAATAACAGTTGTAAGCACAATACTTACAGTAAATATTTTTGCTGCAAAAATACCTCTTCGTGTGGTGGTAAACGGCAGTAGGATAAACTTTCCTGATGCCCAGCCCTTTATTGATGAAAATGGCCGTACACAAGTACCTGTAAGATTTGTAAGTGAGGCATTAGGAGCAGATGTAGGATGGGACGGCAAAACAAAGACGGTCACTATAGAGCAGGGAAAAAATAAGATATCTTTGGTGGTAGGGAAATCAGAGTATACAGTTAACGGCAAGACAATGGAAATGGACACAACTGTGCTTTTATTGGAAGACAGGACATTTGTACCTGTAAGGTTTGTAAGTGAGGGTTTAGGTGCAAATGTTGAGTGGAATGCTTCAATAAGAACGGTGTATATAACAACGGGAGGAACCGTTCCAACTCCGACTCCGGAAGAAGGAGAAGTAAGGTATTATGACGGCATTGCCTTTAATCCTGCAACAGATGTTGATGAATTTGGAAGGATGACGATAGAGAAGTCTCAGGAGTTTTTATTAAAGATGGCGGATCAGTTGTCATTTGTTAAGGAAAACGGCAAGTATTATATTATAGGTGAGTATCCAGAAATACCGGAGGAATTTGAGTGGGCAGTGGGGATTGGCATAATTCTTAAAAGCGGAGGAGTACGGAATTTTTCAACCGGAACTGCCCGTAAAGATTATCTTATACCTAGAGAAGGAAGTTTTAAAAAGGATACAACAGGATTGATAGATATAAATGATATTGAAGGTTTTAATATAGTTATTGCAGTACAAAATAAAGAAATAAAAAGGGATTTGGGAAGATTAAGTATTTCATATATAATTCATGGAACATTTTATGATGGCACAACAAAGAGAGCAGTCTTTATTCCAGAGTCAGGTGCAATTTCACGAATATCTTATACCGATACTTTTAATTTTGAAAAAATGTTTCGATGGTAA